GGCCATCTGGGCGCACCGGGTGGCGCACTCCATGTGGCAGCGCGGCGGGCGCTGGCGCCTTCCGGCCCGGCTCACCGCGCAGACGGCGCGGACACTGACCGGGGTCGAGATCCATCCGGGTGCGACCATCGGCCGCCGCTTCTTCATCGACCACGGCATGGGGGTCGTGATCGGCGAGACCGCCGAAGTCGGCGACGACGTGATGATCTATCACGGTGTGACCCTGGGCGGCCGGTCCTTGGAGCGGGTCAAGCGACACCCCACCGTCGGTGATGGCGTGGTCATCGGCGCGGGAGCGCGGGTGCTTGGACCGATCTGGGTCGGGAACGAAGCTCAGATCGGGGCGAACGCCGTCGTGGTCCGCGACGTACCTCCTGCTGCTGTCGCCACGGGCATCCCGGCGACCGTGCGGTTCCCCGCCAAAGACGACGTTGACCCGTACGCCGATCCGGCCGTCTACATCTGAGTCGGCCGATCGGCCCCGGACCCGCGCATCAACGCGCAGTACGACGGCCGCGCGGGCAGTTGGGCATGCGAAGTGCCCCGCCGGAATCCGGCGGGGCACTTCGGGTGACGGTGGTTCAGCCCTTGGCGGCAGCCTTCAGCTTGCTACCGGCGGTGATCTTGGCAGCGTGCGAGGCCGGGATCTGGATCTCGGCGCCGGTCTGCGGGTTGCGACCGGTGCGCGCGGAGCGCTCGACGCGCTCAATGGTCAGCAGACCCGGCAGCTGGATCTTCTCGCCGCGGCCGATGGCCTCGAGGATGACGTCGTTGAGGCCAGCGATCACAGCGGTGGCGTCCTTGACGGTGACACCGGTGCGCTGAGCGATCGTGCTCGCGAGGTCAGTGCGGTTCATGGATGGTCCTGTCTCTTTATCGGGTGCGCCCGTGGGCCGGGCACCTGACGACGGACCACAGGGTCGCGACTCTGCGGTCCTGACGACAGTCCACCATATATCGGCGGAATTTCGCGGATTTCGGTCGGTGGCGCTCTCTCTATCGAGCGCGCTCGGACGCCCCGATCGCCTCGTGCGGTGCGTCCTCACCGGGCGCGTCGTACGACGATCCGTCAGCGACCGTGCCCCGCACCAGGGGCGTTTCGTCGGCGAGGTCACCCTTGAGGAGCGGTCCCTTGGGTTTGCTGGAGGTCGCTGCCGAAAAGCCTGCTACCAGAACGGATTTGGCGGCATCCGCGGCTCCACGGACCGCAGCCTGGCCAGCAGCGGCGGCGACCTCCGGTCCCTTCTGCTTGATCTGCTCAGTCGCCTTTCCGACTTGTTGCTGCACGGGGTCACTGCGCCAGGCGCGCCCCGCGGACACCTTGATCTGCTCGTAACGCTCACGGCCGGCGCGGGCACCGAGCACATACCCGATCGCGGCGCCGGCGAGCAGTGTCAGCTTGTTCATGGTTGTCCTCTGCGAAGGCGACTGGTCGGTTCCAGTATCGCCGATGAGTTGGATCCGGAACCGCCGTAAGATGGCCGGGCTGCCGTTGAGCGGCGGCATGGAGGGCTCGCATAGTGGCCTAGTGCGGCGGTCTTGAAAACCGCTATGGGTTTGCGCCCATCGTGGGTTCGAATCCCACGCCCTCCGCCGAGCGAAGCGAGGCCGCAGGCGCTCCCACGCCCTCCGCCGAGCGAAGCGAGGCTGATTGCCGCGTATCCCCGCGAAATTACGGGACGGTCCGTATCATGAGTGCAAACGCAGCTGGCTGCTGCAGGGGCGTGTGCCCGGAGCATCGAATCGAAATGAGGACCTCGTGGGATTCCTAGCAGACCTGAAGGACAAGGCTCAGCAGCTGTTCAAGACGGGCCAGGAGAAGTTCTCCGAAGCGGTCGACGCCACCGAAGAGTTCGCCGATGACAAGTCGGGCGGCAAATTCTCCGAGGTGAAGGGCAAGGTCGGTGACTTCGTCGAGGACAGCAAGGACAAGATCGGCGAGCTCGTCGGCGAGGGTAAAGAGAAGCTGAGCGATCTGACCGCCGAGGCCGGCGACAAGGCCGACGGTGCGGTCGACGCCGCCCAGGACTCAGTCGAAGACAAGCTCGCGGATTGACACGGACAACCCCACAGATCGAAGAAACTGAGTCATGAGCACCGCCCCTTCCGGCAAGACCGGCCACAGCTACCTCAACGCCCGCACGATCACGGCAGGGATCATCGTGGTCCTTGCGCTGATCTTCATCTTTTCCAACACCGGGACGGCAACGCTGCGCTTCCTCGGCCTGCACTGGGGGATGCCCGGTTGGGTCTGGTTCATCACCCTGTTCGGGGCGGGGGTCGTCGCCGGGTCGCTCTGGCCGTGGCTGACCTTGAAGCAACGACTCGGTCGGAGCTGACCAGCAAGGCGCATCGATGGCCCTGACGACAACGCCGCGTGCGGTCATCCGATACGCGGCGGGCATCCTGCTGTGCCTCGCGCCGCTGTTCATCGTCTTTGCCAGCCCGGCCCGCGGTGACGCGACTCTGGTCTATGTTGGCGTGCTGCCGACCTTCGTTTCGCTGATCTGCGGACCGCTGGTCGCCCTTGCCGTCGCGTTCGCTACTGCGGCAGCGGTCTACGTCGGCCTCCTGGTCAGCCCGCATGCGGCACTGGCCGCAGCCTTCATGGCGCTGTTGGCGCTCGTGGTCGCCTGGTCCTATCGGCGCGGCTGGGAGGTTCCGGCGACGTACGTCGCAACCCAGGCCGCCCTAGCGACCATCGCCGCCCCGCACGTGTCGATGCTGCAGGACTACTCAGCGCACGCCGTACCTGCCGCCGCTGCGGCCGCAGGATTCGTGCTGTTCGGCGGTGTGTGGGTGGCGGTGGTCGGGTACTTCCTGCTCGGTGATCTCGAGCAACCGGCGACCCCGGTGACCACGCACTTGGTGACCTTCGGACTGGTCCTCGCGGTCCTCGTGGCGATCGAGACGTACGCCGCGATCGCCTGGGTGCCGGGCACACACGTGTGGTGGGTGGTGCTCACCACGCTCATCGTGCTGTCACCGGACCAGAAGCACTCGATGAGCCGCTCCCTGGAACGCGCCGGAGGCACCGTGCTCGGCGCGCTCGTCGCGACGTTGGTCGTCACGTGGCTCGGTACCGGAACCACATTGAGGGTGGTCGGCATTGCTGCGGCGCTGCTGACGGCCGTCGCCTACGTCAGCGCCCGGTACTGGATCTTCGCCGGCCTGCTCACCTTCGCCCTCGTTGTCCTGACGATGCCCGCCGATCGGGTGATCCACAGCAGCGCCGACCGCATCGGCTACACCGTGATCGCCGCCGTGATCGCCGTCGCCACCTCGGCCGCCCTGAGCCGACTGTTCGCCCGCTATCCCGACCTGCCATGAGCCGTTTCGAAACCAAGGAAATGAAGGAGCCGACGATGCCTGCCCTCACCAACACCGAACTCACGGACACCCAACTCGCCGACATCTACCGCGATCTGCACCAGCACCCGGAGTTGTCGTTCCAGGAGGGACGGACCGCTGCGATCGCGGCGGATCACCTGACCCGCGCCGGCTTCGAGGTCACGACGGGCGTCGGCGAGACGGGTGTGGTCGGAATCCTGCGCCGGGGCACCGGTCCGACGGTCCTCTTGCGGGCCGACATGGACGCCCTTCCCGTCAAAGAAGAGACCGGACTGGCCTACGCGAGCAGCCAAACGGCGACGGCGAGCAACGGCGACACGGTGCCGGTCATGCACGCCTGTGGACACGACGTACACACCACCTGCCTGATCGGGGCGGTTCATGCGCTCGCTGCCGACACATCCTGGACGGGGACGCTGATCGCCGTCTTCCAGCCGGCCGAGGAGGTCGGTGCGGGGGCCGGCGCCATGGTCGAGGCGGGTTTGTTCGACATCGTTCCGAAGCCGGACGTCGTGCTGGGGCAACATGTCGCGCCCGCACCCACCGGGTTCATCGGCGTGCAGGACGGCGCTTCCTTCGCCGCGTCCGACGCCATCCTGATCACGCTCTACGGCGCCGGCGGGCACGGTTCCCGGCCCGAGACCACGATCGACCCGGTCCTGATGGCGGCGTCGCTGACGCTCCGCTTGCAGGGCATTGTCTCCCGCGAGGTGGCCGGCACCGAGATGGCGGTGCTGTCCGTGGTCGCCGTCAACCCCGGCGGTCCGGCGTTCAACGTCATCCCGGACACCGCGGAGCTCCGGTTGACGCTGCGCACCTACGATCGCGGCGTGCGCGACCGCGTTGTCGCCGCCATCGAGCGGATCACCCACGCCGAGGCAGCCGCCAGTGGGGCGACCAAGAAGCCGACCATCGAGTACGTCGAGTCCTTCCCTGCCGCCGTGAACGACGCGGCAGCCGCGGCTCGCGTGCGCGCCGCCTTCGCCAAGGACCTGCCGCAGGTGATCCAGGCGCCACCCGGCTCCGTGACCGGCAGCGAGGACGTCAGCGTCCTGGCCAAGGCAGCGCAGGCCCCGCTGGTCTTCTGGATCCTCGGCGGCGCCGACCCCGAGCTGTTCAAGGACGCCACCTCGATCGAGGACCTGGTGCGCATCGTGGGTGAACTGCCCTCGAACCACTCGCCGTTCTTTGCGCCGGTGATCAGTCCGACCCTGCAGATCGGGACCGCTGCGCTGCACTCCGCCGCCAAGGAATGGCTGTCGGCCTGAGCGTCAGGCGCGGGCCGCCGAGCGCAGCATGACCGGAGCGCACGCCAGGATCGTCGCGGCCACCAGGGCGGCAAAGACCACCAGCACCGTGGGGATCGACCACCAGGTGGCGACGACGCCGACCGCGATGACCGGCAGGGTGATGCCGACGTACGCCGCGAGGAACAGTCCCGCGAGCGTCCCACCGCGCGACTCGGGCTGGCTGAAGCGCACCGCGGTGGCCACCGAAGCCTGGAAGATCAGGCCCACACCGGCACCCGCGACGAGGCTGGCGATCACGAAGAGCGGCAGATTGCGGACCAGGGCCGACACGGCGACGAGCACCAAACCGGCGAGGATCGACCAGACCCCGGTGATCAACCGCGCGCGTTGGTGCAGGCCGCTCAGCAGCACCTGCACGAGAGCGGAGGCGCCGAGCACCCCGAACACGATCGAACCCGTCACCAGCGGAGCGCTGTAACCAAGGACGCGACCCACGAACGTGCCGGTGAGTGAGGTGAAGAAGCCCAGCACCGAGAACGCCGCGCCCGCCGCCAACGCTGCTGCCCGGAACGGTGCGCGGCCCTCGGGCAGCAGCGCCACCTTCTGCGGCCGGTAGGCCGGGCGCTCCTGCGCCGGAACGCGCTGCACGGTCTCGGGAGTGGCCCACAGCGCAACGGCGGTCAGGACGGCGAGAGCCAGGAACACGACGTACGGGACGATCATCGGGTCGGGCAGGAAGGTGACGAGCAGACCACCGATCAACGGTCCGAGCGCCAGGCCGCAGGTGTTGACCACGGTCGCCACGGTCGAGGCGAACGCCGGCGAGCGATCCGGCCGGTGCGCGGCGGCGAGTTCACCGAGGGCGGCGGTGGCCGTCGGGGTGAGGACGCCGATCGCCAGGCCGGAGATCAACCGGGCGACCAGCAGCGCCGCCGTGTCCTGGGAGATGACGAAGATCGCGGCGCTGACCATGGTCAGACCGATTGCCACGGACAACATTCGGCGTCGGCCGTGCACATCGCTCAGATGACCCGCGAAGTACAGACCGATCATGACGCCGATGCCGTACGCAGCGAAGATCAGCGTGATCACGAAGGTCGGGAAGCCGTCCCGCACCTGGTAGTACCGGTAGATCGGGGTCGGCACGGTCGTGAACGCCATCAACGTCATGAAGGTCGCGGCCAGCAGCCAGAAACCGCGGCCGTGCGCCGAGGCAGCGGTGCCAGCGGAACTCTGCGCGGGCTGGGTGGTTGTCGTCATGTCTCCATGGTCGGAACAACCCACTGATCGTGTCCAACGGACAATCTTGATCGCAGTGATCGTGATAGACGATTATTGAGCGATGGACACCCGACACCTGGAGTTCTTCGTCGCCGTCGCGGAGGAACTCAACTTCACCCGTGCCGCCGCCCGGGTGCAGGCGGCCCAGTCGACGGTGTCGGCCGGCATCGCAGCGCTGGAGCGGCAGCTGGGCGGGGCGCTCTTCGAGCGCTCCACCCGCACCGTCACCCTGACTCCCCTGGGCGAGCAGTCGGTGCCGATCGCGCGAGAGGTGATGCTCGGCGTACGTCGATTGGGTGAGCAAGGGGCGCAGACGAAGGCGGGGGTGCGGGGTCGGGTGAGATTCGGTGTCATGACGAATCTCGCCTGGTTGCAACTGCCTTCAGCGATCGCCCGGTTCCAGCAGGAGAACCCGATGGTCGATGTGCAGATGTCGGTGTCGCCTCGCGGATCCACCGGCCTGGCCGCGGATATGCGTCGCGGGCGGCTGGACATCGCACTGGTGGGATTACGCCGGGACTTGTTGTCCGGGCTGGATGTGGTGCGGTTGACCAGGCAGCCGTACGTCGCGGTGCTGCCGCTCACGCATCCGCTGGCGAGGCGGCGCAGCCTGGAGATCACCGACCTGATCGGGGATCCGTTCATCGACCTGCCGCGCGGCTTCGGGACCAGAGACCAGCTGGACGCCATGGTGAATCTCGCGGGTGGGCAGCGTCGGGTCTCGGTGGAGGTGCCTGACCTCGGCACGGTGCCGGCTTTCGTGCGGGCCGGACTCGGCGTGGCCGTCGTGCCAGTACCCGTTGCGGACGGGGCGGGGTTGGTGACGATTCCGATGCGCGCAGTGCCGCCGTGGGAGCTGCTTCTGGTCACTCGACCCGGCGAATCGTCCCCTGCCGTCGACGTTTTCGCTGGCCTCCTGCGGGACTGGACGCGTGCGCGAAGTAGGGCGGTTGAGGAGTTCACCCGGAATTCACCGACGCCGCAAGGGTAGGAGTTCGGGGGGTTCGTGCTAAGTTCAATGCAGTTGCAGTTGCAGTTCCTCGCACGACGAGAAGGTGCCCGCCGATGCGGGCATTTTTGCGTCAGGGCCTCATTTCGGTGGGGTGCCTGCGGGGGTCGTGAGTGCGGCTCGGTGTTCCGCACAAGGTGGGGCACCGGAATCAACGCTTCACAGAAGAGAGTTACCCCGCATGGCACAGGGAACCGTCAAGTGGTTCAACGCTGAAAAGGGCTTCGGCTTCATCGCCCAGGATGGCGGCGGCCCGGACGTTTTCGTCCACTACACCGCAATCCAGACCCAGGGTTACCGGTCGTTGGACGAGGCACAGCGCGTCGAGTTCGAGATCACCCAGGGCGACAAGGGTCCGCAGGCGACCAACGTCGTCGCCGTCTGACCGCAGACTTCATGAACGACCGCTAGGTCGTCTCAGCAGAAGGCCCCGGCAACCTTACGGTTGCCGGGGCCTTCTGTGTGCTGTGGGTGGGTCAGCAGCTGTCGACCGTGTCGGAGATGGCCGTGCTGGTCGAGCTGGAGGGCGTCGAAGGCTCCGTGGTCGTGGTCGGGGTCGACGAGGAAGTGGTCGTCGGCGACTGGGACGTCGTCGGCGTCGGGGCCTTCGCGTCGTGCGGCTTGGCGATACCTTCGGCGACCAGTTCGCGCACGTGGTCGAAGTCGACGTGCGCGTTGTTCTTGGTCGTGATGTTGACCGTGCGCACGTTGCCCTTCTTCATCGTTTCGGCCAGCTGGGCGAAGGCCGGCAGATCGTCCTGCGGCATATCCAACGAGATGTTGTTCTTGGCGACGTTCATGATGTCGACGAAATGCGTCAGGAAGGTCACGGGGCTGGCCTGGCCGATGAGAGCGTTGACCATGCAGCGCTGGCGGCGCGTGCGGTCGTCGTCGCCGTTCTCGACGCGGCTGCGCGAGTACCACAGCGCCTGGTAGCCATCGAGCTTGTGATAGCCCTCCGGGATCCGGCCGGTGATGCTGCCCGGGATGACGTAGCCGCTCGCGGTCAACTTGCCGCCGATGGCGATGCCGCCCTTGGGCACGTTCATCCAGACGCCGCCCATGGCGTCGACCAACTGCTGGAAGCCAGCGAGGTTCACCACGACGCTGTAATCGATCGGCAGCCCCGTGATCTCACCCACGACCTGTTTGGTGGTGGTCCAGCCCGGGTGGGTGTCGGAAGCAGGGAACAGGCTGCGGTGGTTGTACTCCGCCTCGACCCA
The window above is part of the Branchiibius hedensis genome. Proteins encoded here:
- a CDS encoding FUSC family protein encodes the protein MALTTTPRAVIRYAAGILLCLAPLFIVFASPARGDATLVYVGVLPTFVSLICGPLVALAVAFATAAAVYVGLLVSPHAALAAAFMALLALVVAWSYRRGWEVPATYVATQAALATIAAPHVSMLQDYSAHAVPAAAAAAGFVLFGGVWVAVVGYFLLGDLEQPATPVTTHLVTFGLVLAVLVAIETYAAIAWVPGTHVWWVVLTTLIVLSPDQKHSMSRSLERAGGTVLGALVATLVVTWLGTGTTLRVVGIAAALLTAVAYVSARYWIFAGLLTFALVVLTMPADRVIHSSADRIGYTVIAAVIAVATSAALSRLFARYPDLP
- a CDS encoding cold-shock protein, with amino-acid sequence MAQGTVKWFNAEKGFGFIAQDGGGPDVFVHYTAIQTQGYRSLDEAQRVEFEITQGDKGPQATNVVAV
- the epsC gene encoding serine O-acetyltransferase EpsC, with translation MRGRLAAVRSTVTEDIDAAIVRDPAAGSRLETALTSPGLQAIWAHRVAHSMWQRGGRWRLPARLTAQTARTLTGVEIHPGATIGRRFFIDHGMGVVIGETAEVGDDVMIYHGVTLGGRSLERVKRHPTVGDGVVIGAGARVLGPIWVGNEAQIGANAVVVRDVPPAAVATGIPATVRFPAKDDVDPYADPAVYI
- a CDS encoding Rv0909 family putative TA system antitoxin produces the protein MGFLADLKDKAQQLFKTGQEKFSEAVDATEEFADDKSGGKFSEVKGKVGDFVEDSKDKIGELVGEGKEKLSDLTAEAGDKADGAVDAAQDSVEDKLAD
- a CDS encoding amidohydrolase produces the protein MSRFETKEMKEPTMPALTNTELTDTQLADIYRDLHQHPELSFQEGRTAAIAADHLTRAGFEVTTGVGETGVVGILRRGTGPTVLLRADMDALPVKEETGLAYASSQTATASNGDTVPVMHACGHDVHTTCLIGAVHALAADTSWTGTLIAVFQPAEEVGAGAGAMVEAGLFDIVPKPDVVLGQHVAPAPTGFIGVQDGASFAASDAILITLYGAGGHGSRPETTIDPVLMAASLTLRLQGIVSREVAGTEMAVLSVVAVNPGGPAFNVIPDTAELRLTLRTYDRGVRDRVVAAIERITHAEAAASGATKKPTIEYVESFPAAVNDAAAAARVRAAFAKDLPQVIQAPPGSVTGSEDVSVLAKAAQAPLVFWILGGADPELFKDATSIEDLVRIVGELPSNHSPFFAPVISPTLQIGTAALHSAAKEWLSA
- a CDS encoding MFS transporter encodes the protein MTTTTQPAQSSAGTAASAHGRGFWLLAATFMTLMAFTTVPTPIYRYYQVRDGFPTFVITLIFAAYGIGVMIGLYFAGHLSDVHGRRRMLSVAIGLTMVSAAIFVISQDTAALLVARLISGLAIGVLTPTATAALGELAAAHRPDRSPAFASTVATVVNTCGLALGPLIGGLLVTFLPDPMIVPYVVFLALAVLTAVALWATPETVQRVPAQERPAYRPQKVALLPEGRAPFRAAALAAGAAFSVLGFFTSLTGTFVGRVLGYSAPLVTGSIVFGVLGASALVQVLLSGLHQRARLITGVWSILAGLVLVAVSALVRNLPLFVIASLVAGAGVGLIFQASVATAVRFSQPESRGGTLAGLFLAAYVGITLPVIAVGVVATWWSIPTVLVVFAALVAATILACAPVMLRSAARA
- a CDS encoding LapA family protein, which gives rise to MSTAPSGKTGHSYLNARTITAGIIVVLALIFIFSNTGTATLRFLGLHWGMPGWVWFITLFGAGVVAGSLWPWLTLKQRLGRS
- a CDS encoding HU family DNA-binding protein; the encoded protein is MNRTDLASTIAQRTGVTVKDATAVIAGLNDVILEAIGRGEKIQLPGLLTIERVERSARTGRNPQTGAEIQIPASHAAKITAGSKLKAAAKG
- a CDS encoding LysR family transcriptional regulator, producing MDTRHLEFFVAVAEELNFTRAAARVQAAQSTVSAGIAALERQLGGALFERSTRTVTLTPLGEQSVPIAREVMLGVRRLGEQGAQTKAGVRGRVRFGVMTNLAWLQLPSAIARFQQENPMVDVQMSVSPRGSTGLAADMRRGRLDIALVGLRRDLLSGLDVVRLTRQPYVAVLPLTHPLARRRSLEITDLIGDPFIDLPRGFGTRDQLDAMVNLAGGQRRVSVEVPDLGTVPAFVRAGLGVAVVPVPVADGAGLVTIPMRAVPPWELLLVTRPGESSPAVDVFAGLLRDWTRARSRAVEEFTRNSPTPQG